A region from the Diadema setosum chromosome 17, eeDiaSeto1, whole genome shotgun sequence genome encodes:
- the LOC140241145 gene encoding uncharacterized protein — protein MFLSGFAILRLTVGALSIGFGIPGNIIIIAVFTRQSISNATDVAFIALAVVDLVGSVISGMKIAAVFFHDEHPWACFLEIIGSRSALFAGLFLTTSIAAYRYQAVCHPFGKRVGRWAAAWLSLTCTILAFAVHVPFFFITTSQKAGSGYICNIYGNIAWVRSVYSRSQAVLFCASALPVTALYVLILKNIRRHQKIRRKVLSDQPVSGPKSKPEAIGGVYTVSKSVKIASTSSNPPSDDFSSVVLDIQSANVDPILSQPSGRGPPPSRQIVDQAQTGARKGRKSDHKTTQMLIIITAVFFLLWLPSIILDQLSHVQIGHIASIISGTLLYFFYQYHQTQMIKQRLITDSAW, from the exons ATGTTTTTAAGCGGTTTCGCGATCTTACGATTGACAGTTGGAGCTCTTTCTATCGGTTTCGGAATTCCTGGTAATATAATCATCATAGCTGTCTTTACCAGGCAGTCAATCAGCAATGCCACTGACGTCGCCTTCATCGCCCTTGCCGTAGTCGACCTCGTCGGGAGTGTGATCAGCGGTATGAAAATCGCCGCCGTCTTTTTCCATGACGAGCATCCATGGGCTTGCTTCCTCGAAATCATAGGTTCCAGATCGGCTCTATTCGCAGGTCTTTTTTTAACGACCTCTATTGCTGCATATCGCTACCAGGCCGTGTGTCATCCATTCGGAAAACGCGTCGGACGGTGGGCTGCCGCCTGGCTGTCTCTCACGTGCACCATTCTCGCCTTTGCTGTACATGTACCGTTCTTTTTCATCACGACATCGCAGAAAGCAGGGAGCGGGTATATTTGCAACATCTACGGAAACATTGCATGGGTGCGGAGTGTCTACTCGCGGTCACAGGCGGTTCTCTTCTGTGCCTCCGCCTTACCTGTCACGGCTCTCTATGTCTTGATTTTGAAAAACATCCGCCGTCACCAAAAAATCCGTCGTAAAGTCTTGTCCGATCAACCAGTTTCTGGGCCTAAAAGCAAACCGGAAGCGATAGGAGGTGTTTACACTGTAAGCAAGAGCGTCAAAATAGCTTCTACCTCCTCAAACCCGCCATCGGATGATTTCTCGTCAGTTGTATTGGATATTCAATCCGCCAACGTCGACCCTATCCTTTCACAACCGTCTGGAAGAGGACCACCGCCTAGTCGGCAGATCGTTGACCAAGCACAGACTGGGGCCAGGAAGGGTCGTAAATCGGATCACAAGACTACACAGATGCTGATAATCATCACGGCCGTATTCTTTCTCCTCTGGCTGCCTAGCATAATTCTCGATCAGCTCTCTCACGTGCAGATCGGCCACATCGCCAGTATCATTTCAGGCACGCTGCTCTACTTTTTCTATCAA TATCATCAGACGCAGATGATCAAGCAGAGACTGATTACGGACAGTGCATGGTAG
- the LOC140241147 gene encoding uncharacterized protein gives MFLSEFAILRLTIGSLAIGFGIPGNVIIIAVFTRQSISNATDVAFIALAVVDLVGSVISGVKIVAVFFHDENPWACFIEVIGSRSPLFASLLLTTSIAAYRHRAVCNPFGKRVGRRAAAWLSLTCTIFAFAVHVPFFFITTSQKLGREYGCNVYGNIAWVQNVYARSQAVLFCASALPVTVLYALILKHIRHHQEIRREILSDTAVPEPIPKMKSAGAIFSISKSVKMTDQAPSDDFAENVEPIPPHPSAEKEPPSRQNVDKARSGPRNVPRSDHKTTQMLIIITAVFFLLWLPSVVLDQLSFAQIRHISATIPNGTFMLYFLYQVKYISHITNLFVYIAVNRRFRDNCKKLLLGQK, from the coding sequence ATGTTTTTAAGCGAGTTCGCAATCTTGCGGTTGACAATCGGAAGTTTGGCTATCGGTTTCGGGATTCCCGGCAATGTGATCATCATCGCTGTCTTTACCCGGCAGTCTATCAGCAATGCCACTGACGTCGCCTTCATAGCCCTTGCCGTAGTCGACCTCGTTGGGAGTGTGATCAGCGGTGTGAAAATCGTCGCCGTCTTTTTCCACGACGAGAATCCATGGGCTTGTTTCATCGAAGTCATTGGCTCAAGATCTCCTCTCTTCGCAAGTCTGTTACTCACTACGTCTATCGCGGCATATCGCCACCGAGCCGTGTGTAATCCGTTCGGAAAACGTGTCGGACGGCGGGCTGCTGCCTGGCTATCTCTCACGTGCACCATCTTCGCGTTTGCTGTACATGTACCGTTCTTTTTCATCACGACGTCGCAAAAATTAGGCCGCGAGTATGGCTGTAATGTGTATGGAAACATCGCATGGGTGCAGAATGTCTACGCCCGGTCACAGGCGGTTCTCTTCTGCGCGTCCGCGTTACCTGTCACGGTTCTCTATGCCTTAATTTTAAAACACATCCGCCATCACCAAGAAATCCGTCGTGAAATACTGTCTGATACAGCCGTTCCTGAACCTATACCCAAAATGAAATCGGCCGGAGCTATTTTCTCTATAAGCAAGAGCGTCAAAATGACAGACCAAGCTCCATCGGATGATTTCGCAGAAAATGTCGAGCCGATTCCACCTCACCCATCCGCTGAGAAAGAACCGCCAAGCCGGCAGAACGTCGACAAAGCACGGAGTGGACCCAGAAATGTTCCTAGATCGGATCACAAGACTACACAGATGCTGATAATCATCACGGCCGTATTCTTTCTCCTCTGGCTGCCTAGCGTCGTGCTCGATCAGCTCTCCTTCGCGCAAATCCGCCATATCAGTGCCACCATCCCAAACGGGACATTCATGCTCTACTTTCTGTATCAGGTCAAATATATCAGCCACATCACTAACCTTTTTGTTTACATAGCAGTTAATAGGCGTTTCAGAGATAATTGCAAGAAACTCCTGCTTGGCCAAAAGTAG